A genomic region of Candidatus Binataceae bacterium contains the following coding sequences:
- a CDS encoding IS110 family transposase, translated as MDIHRTFGEVVVWEEGRLRRFGRVDMTRTALEGLGGKLDPTDEVVIEATGNAMAVSRVLSRFVRRVVIANPLQVKAIAHAHVKTDKVDAGTLANLFAAGFLPEIWTPDAETERKRRLTARRYQVVRIRTRIKNEVHSILHAHLVPKCPHSDLFNRPGRAWLERQALPNDEREAIVRHLRELDRLAEDLAVLDRGIAEGALDDGAVKRLLTITGVNLTVATGVLAAIGDIHRFESPGKLVSYFGLNPRVRQSGLGAAHHGRISKVGRSHARAMLVEAAWAVAKAPGPLHAFFVRIRARRGHQVAAVAVARKLAVLCWHVLAKDQDYLWARPALVANKTRAMELQAGRPQKKGNRRGPAYAYNVKALRDQESQLAQQAERNYARFVDRWKTRPPKGEARERLNPARNE; from the coding sequence ATCGACATCCACCGGACCTTCGGCGAGGTGGTGGTTTGGGAGGAGGGCAGGCTTCGCCGCTTCGGCCGGGTCGACATGACCCGGACGGCGCTCGAAGGGTTGGGCGGAAAGCTGGATCCGACCGACGAAGTGGTCATCGAAGCGACCGGCAACGCGATGGCGGTGTCGCGGGTTCTCTCGCGGTTCGTGCGTCGGGTCGTGATCGCCAACCCGCTGCAGGTGAAGGCGATCGCGCACGCCCACGTGAAGACCGACAAGGTCGACGCCGGGACGCTGGCGAACCTGTTTGCGGCTGGGTTTTTGCCGGAGATCTGGACGCCTGACGCGGAGACCGAGCGCAAGCGCCGGTTGACCGCACGCCGCTATCAGGTCGTTCGCATTCGCACGCGGATCAAGAACGAAGTTCATTCGATCCTGCACGCCCATCTCGTTCCGAAGTGCCCTCATTCCGACCTGTTCAATCGGCCGGGGCGGGCGTGGCTCGAGCGGCAGGCGCTACCCAACGACGAGCGGGAGGCGATCGTCCGGCATCTGCGCGAACTCGACCGACTCGCCGAGGACCTTGCCGTTCTCGACCGCGGGATTGCCGAAGGCGCGCTCGACGACGGCGCCGTGAAACGGCTGCTGACGATCACCGGCGTCAATCTGACGGTGGCGACGGGCGTTCTGGCGGCGATCGGCGACATCCACCGGTTCGAGAGTCCGGGTAAGCTCGTGAGCTATTTCGGATTGAACCCTCGGGTTCGGCAGTCCGGGCTCGGCGCCGCTCATCACGGCCGCATCAGCAAGGTCGGGCGCAGCCACGCTCGGGCGATGCTGGTCGAGGCGGCCTGGGCCGTTGCCAAGGCGCCAGGACCGCTGCATGCCTTCTTCGTTCGCATCCGGGCCAGGCGAGGCCATCAGGTCGCCGCGGTGGCGGTGGCGCGCAAGCTGGCGGTGCTTTGCTGGCACGTGCTCGCCAAGGACCAAGACTACCTCTGGGCGCGGCCGGCCTTGGTCGCCAACAAGACCCGCGCCATGGAGCTGCAGGCCGGCAGGCCACAAAAGAAGGGCAATCGGCGGGGTCCAGCCTACGCCTATAACGTCAAGGCGCTGCGGGATCAGGAGAGCCAACTGGCTCAGCAGGCGGAACGCAACTACGCGCGCTTCGTTGATCGTTGGAAAACGCGCCCGCCGAAGGGCGAGGCGCGCGAGCGCCTCAATCCGGCAAGGAACGAATAG